The following proteins are co-located in the Cryptosporidium parvum Iowa II chromosome 6, whole genome shotgun sequence genome:
- a CDS encoding DNA repair helicase (similar to helicase-like protein NHL), producing the protein INLWELEIMNPIKNEYLIEGYSVPFPYDAYKCQINYMQKILYSLKYKKHALLESPTGTGKTLCLLASTLAFQKHFLISHGSLKKPIENTSSAGVIKSEGGSIELMGVPRTVLENNKETKMDMLIPRIIYSSRTHSQLSQVMRELKSSGISDGFTIELFDTDAENKAKIEKSTSKKRPVIKGGKKLFKATILGSRDQLCVHPKISKFRGNALIKNCRKITKEGKCKYHNNLKQANTSGVAADIQDIEDLKNIASSSDSGYFCPFYATREIESVCNVVLLPYNYLLDSITRQNLKIDLNNTVLILDEAHNVESVSEEAYSFDLRDIDLALSQKAIQNILEATKLGLLQEKESDEQDSEVDISFDIEVAVALATGIHLLSRNLKEIPCPVPTNNNGSKFKSFPKMGEVQGTTYPGSHIYSLFASSGFGIDNFQAIDECLTNMINFGQNLVGPGGNVSSQLDVNSIQINARIGALERFQRCLRLTFNETVMKNPQWFKLYIHYEPDSYKEINGFDENGGQNSFVDPETTDQGLSLYLSFWCFSAAAALSSLVSAGVRSMIITSGTLSPLDTLAQQFSSSNVTFDVFLENDHVIDSESQLWAATLERGNSTNNTHLIGSYEARNNPSYFSSLGSVVFDCVKRIPDGILLFFGSYSLMDQAVKHWTDQGLIERIKAFKSVFIEPRNSFELGSVLDSYMDCIKKGADSSSQNDGYFKDKKAKSGLSDFVLKSKRISSSGSLLIAVCRGKVSEGINFSDNACRGVIIAGLPFPSIADARVCLKKQYMDESKMDGRQWYNQQAIRAVNQAIGRVVRHRNDYGAIILADKRFNQPNIYTRLSKWIRTNTKHLPQLDSRQLDNISDFFEKKLSITVNGTNCQSSEGNNNKEIPTKTLPSNITGNKTTLYGRNPSVVSFPNLSNEINTLLKRVENKNTTKEESKGEENNTNNKIIIPKPFPGLISKVSVPWKRVKTSSPCSESRNSTPWTFSSNKNESSIHENQKRTNFNIIPLEKMNYQEILNNSKNILKEDEFNRLKPYIQNLSQVNSNSLRSIANILFPSYIMDEKELTERKSLALELLKLLSNKYREEFRTMIEKMTSNIDMMKDKALVDALESEL; encoded by the coding sequence ataaatttgtgGGAATTAGAAATTATGAATCCCATAAAAAATGAGTATTTAATTGAAGGCTATAGTGTTCCGTTTCCATATGATGCTTATAAATgccaaattaattatatgcAAAAGATTTTGTATTCActtaaatacaaaaaacATGCACTTTTAGAAAGTCCTACAGGTACCGGTAAAACATTATGTTTATTAGCATCTACCCTTGCATTTCAAAAGCATTTTCTGATTAGCCATGGGTCATTAAAGAAGCCTATTGAAAATACCAGTTCTGCTGGAGTTATTAAATCAGAAGGAGGATCAATTGAATTGATGGGAGTCCCACGTACTGTTCTAGAAAACAACAAAGAGACAAAAATGGATATGCTTATCCCTagaataatatattcttcaaGGACGCACAGCCAACTTTCCCAAGTAATGCGTGAATTAAAATCTTCCGGAATTTCTGATGGCTTCACTATTGAGTTATTCGATACAGACGCTGAAAATAAAGCGAAGATTGAAAAATCAACTTCAAAGAAACGTCCAGTTATTAAGGGTGGAAAGAAGCTTTTCAAAGCAACAATTTTGGGTTCAAGAGACCAGCTATGTGTTCATCCTAAGATTTCCAAATTTAGAGGGAATGCATTGATAAAAAATTGCCGAAAAATAACCAAAGAGGGCAAATGCAAATATCATAACAACTTAAAACAGGCAAACACTTCAGGGGTTGCTGCAGATATCCAAGATATAGAAGATCTTAAAAATATCGCATCATCTTCTGATTCGGGTTACTTTTGCCCTTTTTATGCAACTAGAGAAATTGAAAGCGTTTGTAATGTTGTTTTACTTCCTTATAACTATCTTTTAGATAGCATTACACGTCAGAACCTAAAAATTGACTTAAATAATACTGTATTGATTTTGGATGAAGCTCACAATGTAGAATCTGTTTCAGAAGAGGCTTATTCATTTGATTTGAGAGATATTGATCTCGCTCTTTCTCAAAAAGCGATTCAGAATATTCTAGAGGCCACAAAGCTTGGGCTTTTGcaagaaaaagaatctGATGAACAAGATTCAGAAGTAgatatttcttttgataTTGAAGTGGCAGTTGCACTGGCAACTGGTATTCACTTACTTTCTAGAAATCTGAAGGAAATCCCATGTCCGGTTCctacaaataataatggttCAAAGTTCAAGAGCTTCCCAAAAATGGGTGAAGTTCAAGGGACTACTTATCCAGGTTCTCATATTTACTCTTTGTTTGCTTCCTCTGGGTTCGgaattgataattttcaaGCTATAGATGAATGCCTCACGAATATGATAAATTTTGGCCAAAACTTAGTTGGGCCTGGAGGCAATGTATCAAGCCAATTGGATGTAAATTCTATTCAGATAAATGCAAGAATAGGCGCATTAGAAAGGTTTCAGAGATGCTTAAGACTAACATTCAATGAAACAGTAATGAAAAACCCTCAGTGGTTTAAACTGTACATTCATTATGAGCCTGATAGTTACAAGGAAATTAATGgttttgatgaaaatggaGGTCAGAATTCATTTGTAGACCCAGAAACTACAGATCAAGGATTGAGCCTCTATCTTAGTTTTTGGTGTTTTAGCGCTGCTGCAGCACTTTCTTCTCTTGTGTCTGCAGGAGTAAGATCAATGATTATTACATCAGGTACTCTCTCTCCATTGGATACCTTGGCTCAGCAATTTAGCAGCTCAAATGTAACATTTGATGTGtttcttgaaaatgatcATGTTATAGATAGCGAGTCACAACTTTGGGCTGCCACTTTAGAAAGAGGGAATTCAACTAATAATACACATTTAATTGGTTCATACGAAGCTAGAAACAATCCATCATACTTTTCTTCACTTGGAAGTGTAGTTTTCGATTGTGTTAAGCGAATTCCGGATGGGATTCTCTTATTCTTTGGATCCTATTCTTTAATGGATCAGGCTGTGAAACATTGGACAGATCAGGGCCTAATTGAACGTATTAAGGCCTTTAAAAGTGTTTTCATTGAACCCAGAAATTCCTTTGAATTGGGTTCGGTTTTGGACTCATATATGGATTGCATTAAGAAGGGAGCAGATTCTTCATCCCAGAATGATGGATATTTTAAAGACAAGAAAGCTAAAAGCGGCTTGTCAGATTTTGTCCTCAAATCCAAGAGGATTTCTTCTTCAGGCTCACTACTTATTGCAGTATGTAGAGGGAAGGTTTCAGAAGGAATCAACTTTTCAGACAATGCTTGTAGAGGAGTAATCATTGCAGGACTTCCATTCCCATCAATAGCAGATGCTAGGGTTTGTCTCAAAAAACAATATATGGATGAAAGCAAAATGGATGGACGTCAATGGTACAATCAACAGGCAATTAGAGCTGTAAATCAAGCTATTGGCCGTGTTGTTCGCCATAGAAATGACTATGGAGCAATTATTCTTGCAGACAAACGCTTTAATCAACCAAACATTTATACCAGGCTTTCAAAATGGATCAGAACTAATACAAAACATCTACCTCAATTAGATTCCAGACAGcttgataatatttcagatttttttgaaaagaaacTTTCTATTACTGTAAATGGCACTAATTGCCAGTCTTCAGAAGGCAATAATAACAAAGAAATCCCCACCAAAACTTTACCTAGTAATATTACAGGAAACAAAACAACTTTGTACGGAAGAAATCCTTCTGTAGTTAGCTTCCCTAACTTGTCAAACGAAATTAATACATTGTTGAAACGGGTAgagaataaaaatacaaCAAAGGAAGAATCTAAGGGAGAAGAgaataatactaataacaaaataatcattCCAAAACCTTTCCCTGGCCTTATTTCCAAAGTTAGTGTACCTTGGAAGAGAGTAAAAACTTCTTCCCCTTGCTCAGAGTCTCGAAATTCAACACCATGgacattttcttcaaataaaaacGAAAGTAGTATTCatgaaaatcaaaaaaggacaaatttcaatattattccattagaaaagatgaattaccaagaaatattgaataattcaaagaatatACTAAAAGAAGACGAGTTTAATCGTTTGAAGCCTTATATACAAAATTTGAGCCAAGTGAATTCCAACTCTTTAAGATCTATTGCTAATATTTTGTTTCCAAGCTATATAATGGATGAAAAGGAGTTAACTGAAAGAAAATCGTTGGCCCTAGAACTCTTAAAACTACTCTCGAATAAATATAGAGAAGAGTTTAGGACAATGATTGAGAAGATGACTTCAAACATCGATATGATGAAAGATAAGGCTTTGGTTGATGCATTGGAAAGCGAATTATAG
- a CDS encoding macrophage infectivity potentiator (MIP);FKBP peptidyl-prolyl cis-trans isomerase-like fold, signal peptide + ER retention motif (transcripts identified by EST) gives MKLFLKVILFLSFVSTISLCSRLEWTGDEFEVKRLTDFIPGTVPQVQRTLMCESCQLITFALKEYISKKLSIYKSSQPPKGFTDIVVSNFLESHVACSNHIWQPLADNSLEFTIEDFISACRSNLSTWEPELELISTSKLSFDQEISRICLGTKSCKDKSELWTEQEYPENRESKKSLLKKRSDEFIAKNKDRKGVITTSSGLQYIVVKEGTGQEKPKPEDEVEVFYRGKTLGGIEFDSSYNRGEEPSKLQISQLIPAWIEALTMMTEGQEVILFAPYDLAYGEQGAGELIGPNEVIIFKLKLGKIIKNENKKPDNEISSASDEL, from the coding sequence atgaaattgttTCTAAAAGTTATTTTGTTCCTCTCCTTTGTTAGCACGATCTCACTATGTTCTAGACTCGAGTGGACTGGCGATGAGTTCGAAGTAAAGCGACTGACTGACTTTATCCCTGGCACCGTCCCGCAGGTTCAAAGAACTTTAATGTGCGAGTCTTGCCAGCTAATCACCTTCGCCTTAAAGGAATATATTTCCAAGAAGCTAAGCATTTATAAAAGCTCGCAACCTCCTAAGGGCTTTACAGATATAGTGGTTTCAAATTTCTTGGAAAGTCATGTTGCATGCTCCAACCATATTTGGCAACCTTTAGCTGATAACTCTCTCGAGTTTACTATAGAGGATTTCATTAGCGCATGCAGATCAAATCTAAGTACCTGGGAGCCTGAGCTAGAATTAATCTCAACAAGTAAATTGAGCTTTGATCAAGAAATTTCCAGAATTTGTTTGGGGACCAAGTCATGCAAGGACAAGTCGGAATTATGGACGGAGCAAGAATATCCAGAAAACAGGGAATCCAAAAAAAGTCTGTTAAAAAAGAGATCAGACGAATTTATCGCTAAGAATAAGGATAGAAAAGGCGTTATTACTACTAGTTCAGGACTACAATACATCGTGGTCAAAGAAGGTACTGGACAAGAGAAACCTAAGCCAGAAGATGAGGTTGAAGTGTTTTATAGAGGGAAAACTCTTGGAGgtattgaatttgattcaTCATATAATAGGGGGGAAGAGCCCTCAAAGCTCCAAATCTCGCAGTTAATCCCTGCTTGGATAGAAGCCCTAACTATGATGACTGAAGGACAAGAAGTCATTCTTTTCGCTCCTTATGACCTAGCCTACGGCGAACAGGGCGCAGGAGAACTTATTGGCCCTAACGAGgtcatcattttcaagcTCAAGCTtggaaaaataattaaaaatgaaaataaaaaaccTGATAACGAGATTAGCTCTGCTTCTGACGAACTCtaa
- a CDS encoding Low complexity protein, possible apicomplexan conserved, with amino-acid sequence MKTASASSSGRRVEYEAKEVNASGNSKKGEQVGYNNGIQETKFSNKKSSNNLPNRKLKLDHCVLNGPENHSSIEICKDIHESNSNCSINSESAPKSNPKRVFEMIDRTLNTLLEKIVPSAKKKKEKMIILQCVELLVRETFGDSAKLFLTGSAAAEVDSEMSDVDLVVFTPLDSRLALTKIASQFKSIKKKHKEDCLRCRKHSGHQKFKADTDLSSECIEGHLCEMEVNVIATAKVPVMMIKSRYSKFKTECDVSVNMYTSLMHSILFQCVLYSYPELQPVLRLLKYWLHIRRLPVAKDGGLPCIVWLLLAIVHCSVNGNKSSRSQREHLESICIPAKHILLSLQVHSSGTSFQSTEFGSPLNSFQNGSISTCEYHDCDSRTFDTELGNPSSIPNFKMDILTHNRQIERNRYLSHSNSNNINSKVPDTIDFGETGTTFMALVSFFTSLWNRSSLTCSVSVINKNVQPKDVKTVSQIIFNNGGIWDEILTLDDPSASLVRQLELLKCELDDFGFKNNLLAQIFDPEDPNKLEKEHFYFESKEAEKRHELEISLASILPPSDCLMVSNLAARITCGTWLVYLYELKRCHNILETYLQQIAISTNEVSEQELVNELFHPVNDEIYRIPAKLSTKTPVCMYPCMDLDLIIENNIIALVQVPYFEQNHKFCLVLIYGHLVIMRIENICVDWEGGWWSKEFLSRRDVRSVLHGSLFSPIPLSFSHLGNGGSACCILQPLDSRTINCLPKNDQSDFNSKDIVIDEIMVNPAVFITLLNDVEWYSVDDMNGFYIMPVKEYYRFLDMESIAKESPYWHENYFGKNNYLQPHVPSCRYCKKTSNSTGMEKILQYKNQFWAIKRKSIS; translated from the coding sequence ATGAAAACAGCTTCAGCTTCTTCTTCAGGAAGAAGGGTGGAGTACGAAGCAAAGGAAGTTAACGCGTCAGGTAATTCAAAGAAAGGTGAGCAAGTGGGatataataatggaatTCAAGAGACAAAGTTCTCTAATAAGAAATCTAGTAATAATTTGCCAAATAGGAAATTAAAGCTCGACCATTGCGTTTTAAACGGGCCAGAAAATCATTCGTCGATTGAAATTTGTAAAGATATCCATGAATCGAATTCAAATTGTAGCATTAATTCAGAATCTGCTCCAAAGAGTAACCCAAAGAGGGTGTTTGAAATGATTGACCGAACATTAAATACTctattagaaaaaatagTTCCAAGCgcaaagaagaaaaaggaGAAGATGATAATTTTACAATGTGTAGAGCTTTTGGTGAGAGAAACATTTGGCGATTCAGCAAAGCTGTTCCTCACAGGATCAGCAGCAGCAGAAGTTGACTCAGAAATGAGTGATGTTGATTTAGTCGTATTCACTCCATTAGATTCAAGGCTTGCTTTAACGAAAATAGCAAGTCAATTCAAAAGTATTAAGAAGAAGCATAAGGAGGATTGTTTGAGGTGTAGAAAGCACAGTGGACACCAGAAATTCAAAGCTGATACTGACCTCAGCTCAGAATGTATAGAAGGACATTTATGCGAAATGGAAGTTAATGTGATTGCAACAGCAAAAGTTCCAGTAATGATGATAAAAAGTAGATATTCAAAGTTTAAGACAGAATGCGACGTATCTGTAAATATGTATACTTCTTTAATGCATTCCATACTATTTCAGTGTGTGCTTTATTCGTATCCAGAGCTCCAGCCAGTTTTAAGGTTGTTAAAGTATTGGCTACATATTAGGAGACTCCCAGTTGCTAAAGATGGCGGCCTTCCATGTATAGTTTGGCTTCTTCTTGCAATTGTTCACTGCAGTGTTAACGGAAATAAGTCTTCAAGGTCCCAAAGAGAGCATCTGGAAAGTATATGTATTCCAGCTAAACATATACTTTTGAGCTTACAAGTTCACTCTTCTGGAACTAGTTTTCAAAGTACAGAATTTGGATCTCCTTTAAACTCATTCCAGAATGGATCAATCAGTACTTGTGAGTACCATGATTGTGACTCTAGAACATTTGATACTGAACTGGGCAATCCTTCGAGCATtccaaatttcaaaatggATATTCTAACTCACAATCGACAAATTGAAAGAAACAGGTATTTAAGTCATTCTAATTCGAACAATATTAACTCAAAAGTTCCAGATACTATTGATTTTGGTGAAACTGGAACTACATTTATGGCTCTTGTTTCATTCTTCACCTCACTTTGGAACCGAAGCTCTCTCACCTGCAGTGTTTCagttattaataagaatGTTCAACCTAAAGATGTTAAAACTGTTTCacaaattatattcaacaaTGGTGGAATATGGGATGAAATATTAACTCTTGACGATCCCTCTGCTTCGTTAGTAAGACAACTTGAGCTATTAAAGTGCGAGCTAGATGATTTTGGCTTCAAGAACAACTTGCTTGCGCAAATATTCGATCCAGAAGATCCTAATAAACTCGAAAAAGAACATTTCTATTTTGAATCAAAGGAGGCTGAGAAAAGACACGAGTTGGAAATTAGTCTAGCCAGCATCCTACCACCAAGTGATTGCTTGATGGTTTCTAACCTTGCTGCAAGAATTACTTGTGGTACCTGGTTAGTCTATTTGTACGAGCTTAAAAGATGCCACAATATTTTGGAAACTTACTTACAACAAATCGCAATTTCTACGAATGAAGTCAGCGAACAAGAGTTAGTTAATGAACTTTTTCATCCAGTAAACGATGAGATATACCGAATTCCAGCAAAATTGTCAACAAAAACTCCCGTATGCATGTATCCGTGTATGGATTTAGACCTCATTATTGAAAACAATATCATCGCTTTGGTCCAAGTTCCATATTTTGAGCAAAACCACAAATTCTGTTTGGTACTCATATATGGCCACTTAGTTATTATgagaattgaaaatatctGTGTAGATTGGGAGGGAGGATGGTGGAGCAAAGAGTTCCTCAGTAGAAGAGATGTAAGGTCAGTGCTTCATGGGTCTCTCTTCTCTCCTATCCCCCTTTCATTCAGTCATCTAGGAAATGGGGGGTCAGCCTGCTGCATCCTGCAGCCATTAGATTCTAGAACTATTAATTGTTTACCAAAAAATGACCAAAGTGACTTCAATTCAAAGGACATAGTAATTGACGAAATTATGGTTAACCCTGCCGTATTCATCACTCTTCTAAATGATGTTGAATGGTATTCAGTTGATGATATGAATGGGTTCTACATTATGCCCgttaaagaatattacaGATTCCTCGATATGGAGTCCATTGCAAAGGAATCCCCATATTGGCATGAGAATTActttggaaaaaataattatttgcaGCCACATGTTCCAAGTTGTAGATATTGTAAAAAAACTTCAAATTCTACTGGTATGGAAAAGATCCTCCAGTACAAAAACCAATTTTGGGCAATTAAGAGAAAGAGTATCTCGTAA
- a CDS encoding hypothetical protein (transcripts identified by EST) has protein sequence MVSLRALLPFIFLGLFQSIFLFCSGEEILQFCKKHNITLSELEDEAKQAGISISTLISMMNAEYPSPIEETAKSKVDSDSIKDPYTDSPTGNEDVLGFVPSSSVIYSSDIPRNTTIEEPATKIDSEQKVSASLDTETLKLSENTLFVNNADTRASSDKNSKTSESCSCSKHNHSSKTGDCRVIIINESKKNRVKCTKDRNARRSEIGKRYYIINKSGEREEYKVVSHHQKKVRKNKDSKANKLKRVEVVNRHIQPVIIAQPSIAPLYAPMQVPQMPGHPGYVTPPQIPRFPTQGPPQVPPQVPPQAPQMPPQTRDNGDFEYMNKNYNGSDNKNSFIGPLTISVIVIILIISCIIGGFCFCGATGANRNHGNMPLIPPPGTPNAPQNPPYNSRAPIIPQNQPPMQPPPGRQVFGYAVVPNIR, from the coding sequence ATGGTATCGTTGAGGGCTTTACTGCCGTTTATTTTTTTGGGGCTATTtcaaagtatttttttattctgTAGCGGAGAAGAAATTTTACAATTTTGTAAAAAACATAATATTACCCTTAGTGAGCTTGAAGATGAAGCAAAACAAGCAGGAATTAGTATTAGTACACTAATTAGCATGATGAACGCGGAATATCCTTCTCCCATTGAAGAGACTGCCAAAAGTAAAGTTGATTCTGATAGTATTAAGGATCCATATACTGATTCTCCAACAGGGAATGAAGACGTATTAGGCTTTGTTCCATCAAGTAGTGTTATATACTCTAGCGATATTCCCAGGAATACAACAATTGAGGAGCCAGCTACTAAAATTGATTCAGAGCAAAAGGTATCAGCTTCTTTGGATACAGAAACATTGAAATTGAGTGAAAACACTTTATTTGTGAATAATGCTGATACAAGGGCATCAAGCgataaaaattcaaagacTTCGGAATCATGTTCTTGCTCTAAGCATAACCATTCAAGTAAGACTGGAGATTGCAGAGTTATAATTATCAACGAGTCGAAAAAGAATAGAGTTAAATGCACTAAAGATAGAAATGCTAGGAGAAGCGAGATTGGGAAGagatattatattattaataaaagcGGAGAAAGAGAGGAGTATAAGGTTGTTAGTCATCATCAGAAAAAAGTTAGAAAAAACAAAGATAGCAAGGCTAATAAACTTAAACGAGTTGAAGTTGTTAATAGGCACATCCAACCTGTTATTATTGCACAGCCAAGTATTGCGCCATTATATGCTCCAATGCAAGTACCACAAATGCCTGGGCATCCTGGTTATGTTACACCACCTCAGATTCCTAGATTCCCTACTCAAGGCCCACCTCAAGTTCCACCTCAGGTTCCACCTCAAGCTCCTCAAATGCCCCCTCAAACTAGAGATAATGGCGATTTTGAGTACATGAATAAAAACTACAATGGATCAGATAATAAGAATTCATTCATCGGCCCATTGACTATCTCAGTCATTGTTATTATCCTTATAATTAGTTGCATTATTGGAGGTTTTTGCTTCTGCGGAGCTACCGGTGCAAACAGGAATCATGGAAATATGCCACTCATCCCACCTCCTGGCACACCGAATGCCCCTCAAAATCCGCCATATAATAGCAGAGCTCCAATTATTCCTCAAAACCAACCACCTATGCAGCCACCTCCAGGAAGACAAGTCTTTGGATATGCAGTTGTTCCAAACATCCGATAA
- a CDS encoding protein with signal peptide plus possible GPI signal or transmembrane domain at C-terminus: protein MRLEVLFALILLIFNINYSQGLGLRRNYNSYSESAYTDIKSSEAKDSDSDYSDVKDSSEILNKSIPLNKSEKSNYTSQVESEDEDDEPEALSNKVKSDKHFSEKDDGEDDYNSNIESSEIESSRNHSQSKKISKEEVNMPQVQYMARQQRFNLASTVNPPSDVSNINYVFLSPAAQRRIDRKISKLQKGGRYQGSMRETKAIGEWQKRYYSRPETEYSEAMSSNQGNNSIFMWVILGFIVLLLTLICICGMRFITKE from the coding sequence ATGAGATTAGAAGTACTATTTGCATTAATTCTTCtgatctttaatattaattattcgCAAGGTTTAGGATTGAGAAGAAACTATAATAGCTATTCCGAAAGTGCATACACTGATATTAAAAGCAGTGAAGCAAAAGACTCTGATTCTGATTACTCCGATGTTAAAGATTCATCTGAGATCCTAAACAAATCCATTCCTTTAAACAAATCTGAAAAGTCTAACTATACATCTCAAGTAGAATCAGAAGATGAAGACGATGAGCCAGAGGcattatcaaataaagtCAAAAGTGACAAACATTTTAGTGAAAAGGATGATGGTGAGGACGATTACAATTCCAATATTGAAAGCTCTGAAATTGAAAGCTCTCGGAATCACTCCCAGAGCAAAAAGATCAGCAAAGAAGAAGTGAATATGCCTCAGGTACAGTATATGGCTAGGCAACAAAGATTCAACCTTGCAAGTACTGTTAATCCTCCATCCGACGTTTCGAACATAAACTATGTATTCCTTTCTCCAGCAGCTCAAAGACGAATTGATagaaaaatttcaaaactGCAAAAAGGAGGAAGATATCAAGGGTCAATGAGAGAAACTAAAGCTATTGGAGAGTGGCAGAAACGTTATTATAGCAGACCTGAAACAGAATATAGCGAAGCCATGAGTTCAAATCAAGGAAACAACTCAATTTTCATGTGGGTAATCCTGGGGTTTATAGTCCTTCTATTAACGTTGATTTGTATATGTGGAATGCGCTTTATAACTAAAGAATGA
- a CDS encoding RRM domain containing protein; T22E16.120 Sc35-like splicing factor, giving the protein VLCEKVLLLGLKNNMANPVRGNRDPRRSLLIRSLRFDTPTSLVRREFERFGAIRDVYLPLDYRSRRPRGFGFVEYVEEEDARAALEKMDGATLDGVTINVTFAQEGRKSPESMRHREYESFHGNGGRHLSGHRYGPHNHYKSDPYRRYPSPRDYREGSRSYGGNRHPPYRSRSRSPPPSRGYERYKEQYNYRRDEDFRREDYPRSHNIRGRSYSNGNEGGNYRSEIYERNYPQRDSARSYSRGRSRSRSGSIGRSRSRSRSRDRIRSRSRSMSEFGSRNVSCSVSRNRSTSLNQSSCENPERGRNNHRKIETPQNESNFFQKEFMNEHNEKNYDRSDSDRQMSN; this is encoded by the coding sequence GTTCTTTGTGAAAAAGTTTTGTTACTAGGCCTTAAGAATAATATGGCTAACCCAGTCCGAGGAAATCGTGATCCACGAAGGTCTCTCTTGATTAGGTCTTTGAGGTTTGATACGCCTACCTCTCTGGTGAGGAGAGAGTTTGAGCGATTCGGAGCTATCCGAGACGTTTATCTACCGTTGGATTACAGATCGAGAAGGCCAAGAGGATTTGGGTTTGTCGAGTATGTGGAAGAGGAGGATGCCAGGGCTGCTTTAGAAAAGATGGATGGTGCTACCTTGGATGGGGTAACAATAAATGTAACTTTTGCTCAGGAAGGAAGAAAGTCACCAGAGTCTATGAGACATAGAGAGTATGAATCGTTCCATGGGAATGGAGGTAGACACTTATCTGGCCATAGATATGGGCCTCACAACCATTACAAATCAGATCCATATAGGCGTTATCCTTCTCCAAGAGACTACAGAGAAGGGTCACGTTCATACGGTGGCAATAGGCATCCACCGTATCGTTCAAGGTCTAGATCACCACCTCCTTCTAGGGGGTATGAAAGATATAAGGAACAGTATAATTATCGTCGGGATGAAGATTTTAGACGGGAAGATTATCCACGCTCACATAATATAAGAGGTAGAAGTTATTCTAACGGAAATGAAGGAGGCAACTACAGATCTGAGATTTATGAAAGAAACTATCCACAAAGAGATTCTGCACGAAGTTACAGCCGAGGTAGAAGCAGAAGTCGAAGTGGGAGTATAGGTAGAAGTAGGAGCAGAAGTAGGAGCAGAGACCGTATCCGTAGTAGAAGCAGAAGCATGAGTGAATTTGGAAGCCGAAATGTAAGTTGTAGTGTGAGTAGGAACAGAAGCACAAGTCTTAACCAATCATCTTGCGAAAATCCTGAAAGAGGTAGAAACAATCATAGAAAGATTGAGACTCCTCAAAATGAGTCCaacttttttcaaaaagaatttatgaATGAACATaatgaaaagaattatGATAGATCCGACTCTGACCGCCAAATGTCAAACTAA